The Breoghania sp. L-A4 sequence ATCCATCTGGCCAGCGCTCTTGACGCCGATCCCTACTACTGGCTCTGGACGATGATTCACCAGGGCCAGGCCATGAATGTCTCGCTTGACGACATGCGCAGAGCGGAATTCAACCTCACCGGCGCGCCTCAGGCGCTCGCCGACGGTGGCTGCTCTCCCCGGCGCAGCCACTGAGACGCCTCTTTTTGCATCATCCGCGCAATCCGCATTGGCATAACGCCTCTCCGCGGGGTATCAGCGCTGCAGGCGAAGCCTCGTATGATGGCTCGCGCGGCGCTGAGGGAACGGCATGGAACGTATAATCCTTGAAGATCTGGCCTTTTACGCCTTTCACGGCGTGCACGACGAAGAGGCGCGCCTCGGCCAGCGCTTCCATGTCGACATGACGGTCCACGCCGATCTCTCGAAGGCGGTGGCGAGCGACCACTATGCCGACACGATCTGCTACGCCTCCCTGGTCAAGACGATCGAGGAGGTTGTCACCGGCGGCCGCTTCAATCTGATCGAACGGCTGGCGGGCGCCATCGCCGATGCGGTGCTGGCGGTCGATCCCCGTATCGACACCGTGGACATCCGGGTGCACAAACCCGGCGCGCCCTTGCCGCTGAGCACCGGTCACGTCTCGATCGCTCTGACGAAGTCCCGCGGCTAGAGCAAATCCAGGATACGTGGGTACCGGTCATCCGTCCGGATTGCTCCGAGACAAAGACCTAGAGCCAAGATCCGATTCTGTATGAAGCGGATCCGCTCCACGGCCCATTCGGCTATTTTCCGGATGCCTTCAGGAGCCGAGCGGCAGCAGCGCTCAAGCGTCACCGCACAGCACTGTGGCGCGCGCCGGCGTCAATCCTTGTCTTTGCGCCGTTCGGCTTCGGCGGCCGCTTCCTCTGCGAGAAATTGCCTCTTCCATTCCGGCGGATGCCGCACGTCCCTCTCGTCCCAAGGTGGGCCGAACTCGCCCGGCTTCTGCTGACACACCCGCAAGGTGAGATGTTGGCGCCGCGCATGCCGGCTCAAAAGCGGTTCGCCGCAATGGGGGCAAACGTCGTCCAGTATTCCCTTCCCGAGCGTTTCCTTGATCGATGTCATCGCATCCTCCCGATTGGTCCAGTCGCGGCGGGCAAGCGCCTCGCCCCAAGGGATACGGAAGCGGGCCGA is a genomic window containing:
- the folB gene encoding dihydroneopterin aldolase, translating into MERIILEDLAFYAFHGVHDEEARLGQRFHVDMTVHADLSKAVASDHYADTICYASLVKTIEEVVTGGRFNLIERLAGAIADAVLAVDPRIDTVDIRVHKPGAPLPLSTGHVSIALTKSRG